A genome region from Penaeus vannamei isolate JL-2024 chromosome 20, ASM4276789v1, whole genome shotgun sequence includes the following:
- the LOC138865195 gene encoding putative nuclease HARBI1, translating to MRRRSALIGSQNLNLRPNIGTVLLQHLAALQRAATVERYVIHDRMNPFRSYNNEEFVARYRVTKECVTELLETIRHSLAIVHNRGSPSPPHLQLTIALRYMTTGNFQPSMANCSGVPQSSVSTCVSTIAARLAELAPRHIRFPEPNNEKTIMSQFSVIAGMTGW from the exons ATGCGACGAAGGTCGGCGCTGATTGGCTCTCAGAACCTGAATTTGCGACCGAATATTGGAACAGTT CTTCTGCAACATCTTGCTGCTTTGCAGAGAGCAGCCACAGTTGAAAGATATGTGATACATGATAGGATGAATCCTTTTCGATCCTACAACAATGAAGAATTCGTGGCAAGATACAGGGTGACTAAAGAGTGTGTCACTGAACTGCTTGAGACCATCAGACACAGTCTAGCAATAGTTCATAACAGAG GTAGCCCGAGCCCACCTCATCTTCAGCTGACCATAGCTTTGAGATACATGACAACTGGTAATTTTCAGCCGAGCATGGCTAACTGTTCAGGTGTGCCCCAGTCCAGCGTCAGTACATGTGTCTCAACTATTGCAGCCAGGCTAGCAGAACTGGCACCTAGGCACATCAGGTTCCCAGAGCCAAACAATGAAAAGACCATCATGAGCCAGTTTTCTGTGATTGCTGGGATGACTGGGTGGTAG